Proteins encoded within one genomic window of Macrotis lagotis isolate mMagLag1 chromosome 3, bilby.v1.9.chrom.fasta, whole genome shotgun sequence:
- the BDH2 gene encoding dehydrogenase/reductase SDR family member 6 isoform X2, which produces MSLGCPADYTMGRLDGKVIVLTAAAQGIGWATAIAFAKEGAKVIATDINEAKLQELNEHTGIQTRVLDVTKKEQIEKFSKEIDRLDVLFNVAGFVHHGTILDCEEKDWDFTMDLNVRSMYLMIKAFLPKMLAQKSGTIINMSSVASSIKGVVNRCVYSTSKAAVIGLTKSVAADFIHQGIRCNCVCPGTVDTPSLHDRIQASPDPKKAMDDFMKRQKMGRLATAEEVALLCVYLASDESAYMTGNDIIIDGGWSL; this is translated from the exons atgtctCTAGGTTGTCCTGCAGACTACACCATGGGTCGACTGGATGGAAAGGTCATCGTTCTAACTGCTGCCGCTCAAGGAATTGGTTGGGCAACTGCtata GCCTTTGCCAAAGAAGGGGCCAAAGTAATAGCAACAGATATCAATGAAGCCAAACTTCAAGAGCTAAATGAACATACAG GCATCCAAACTCGAGTCCTTGATGtgacaaaaaaggaacaaattgaGAAGTTCTCCAAGGAAATTGACAGACTTGATGTTCTTTTTAATGTTGCTGG ATTTGTTCATCATGGAACTATCCTGGATTGTGAAGAGAAAGACTGGGACTTTACTATGGATCTAAATGTCCGAAGCATGTATTTGATGATTAAGGCATTTCTTCCTAAA ATGCTTGCCCAGAAATCTGGCACCATTATCAACATGTCCTCTGTGGCTTCCAGCATCAAAG GAGTTGTCAACAGATGCGTATACAGTACATCCAAAGCAGCTGTGATTGGACTGACAAAATCTGTGGCTGCTGATTTCATACACCAGGGTATCAGATGCAACTGTGTTTGTCCAG gaactGTCGATACGCCTTCCTTGCATGACAGAATCCAGGCTAGCCCAGACCCCAAAAAG GCAATGGATGATTTCATGAAGAGACAGAAGATGGGAAGACTAGCAACTGCAGAAGAAGTAGCGCTATTGTGTGTGTACTTGGCCTCTGATGAA TCTGCCTACATGACTGGTAATGATATCATCATTGATGGAGGCTGGAGCTTGTGA
- the BDH2 gene encoding dehydrogenase/reductase SDR family member 6 isoform X1 produces MGRLDGKVIVLTAAAQGIGWATAIAFAKEGAKVIATDINEAKLQELNEHTGIQTRVLDVTKKEQIEKFSKEIDRLDVLFNVAGFVHHGTILDCEEKDWDFTMDLNVRSMYLMIKAFLPKMLAQKSGTIINMSSVASSIKGVVNRCVYSTSKAAVIGLTKSVAADFIHQGIRCNCVCPGTVDTPSLHDRIQASPDPKKAMDDFMKRQKMGRLATAEEVALLCVYLASDENFFLENFPDFPYRIIIHGILSIYSLTPLKSSLPISKVCDKLYLSSTSLS; encoded by the exons ATGGGTCGACTGGATGGAAAGGTCATCGTTCTAACTGCTGCCGCTCAAGGAATTGGTTGGGCAACTGCtata GCCTTTGCCAAAGAAGGGGCCAAAGTAATAGCAACAGATATCAATGAAGCCAAACTTCAAGAGCTAAATGAACATACAG GCATCCAAACTCGAGTCCTTGATGtgacaaaaaaggaacaaattgaGAAGTTCTCCAAGGAAATTGACAGACTTGATGTTCTTTTTAATGTTGCTGG ATTTGTTCATCATGGAACTATCCTGGATTGTGAAGAGAAAGACTGGGACTTTACTATGGATCTAAATGTCCGAAGCATGTATTTGATGATTAAGGCATTTCTTCCTAAA ATGCTTGCCCAGAAATCTGGCACCATTATCAACATGTCCTCTGTGGCTTCCAGCATCAAAG GAGTTGTCAACAGATGCGTATACAGTACATCCAAAGCAGCTGTGATTGGACTGACAAAATCTGTGGCTGCTGATTTCATACACCAGGGTATCAGATGCAACTGTGTTTGTCCAG gaactGTCGATACGCCTTCCTTGCATGACAGAATCCAGGCTAGCCCAGACCCCAAAAAG GCAATGGATGATTTCATGAAGAGACAGAAGATGGGAAGACTAGCAACTGCAGAAGAAGTAGCGCTATTGTGTGTGTACTTGGCCTCTGATGAA AATTTCTTTCTTGAGAATTTCCCTGACTTTCCCTATAGAATTATAATTCATGGAATCTTGTCTATCTATTCTTTGACCCCACTGAAATCTTCTCTCCCAATATCTAAGGTATGTGACAAACTCTACCTCTCTTCTACTTCTCTGTCATAA